The Populus alba chromosome 6, ASM523922v2, whole genome shotgun sequence genome contains a region encoding:
- the LOC118048220 gene encoding monodehydroascorbate reductase, which translates to MAGKSFKYVIIGGGVSAGYAAREFCKQGVKPGELAIISKEAVAPYERPALSKAYLFPEGTARLPGFHVCVGSGGERLLPEWYKEKGIELILSTEIVKADLAAKTLVSAAGEIFKYHILIIATGSTVIKLTDFGVQGADAKNILYLREIDDADKLVEAIKEKKNGKAVIVGGGYIGLELSAALRINNIDVTMVYPEPWCMPRLFTAGIAAFYEGYYANKGVKIVKGTVAVGFNADSNGEVKEVKLKDGRVLEADIVVVGVGGRPLTTLFKGQVEEEKGGIKTDAFFKTSISDVYAVGDVATFPLKLYNDIRRVEHVDHARKSAEQAVKAIKSNEEGKTIDVYDYLPFFYSRSFDLSWQFYGDNVGDAVLFGDNDPASPKPKFGSYWIKDGKVVGVFLEGGTPDENKAIAKVARVQPPVENLDVLTKEGLSFACKI; encoded by the exons ATGGCGGGGAAGAGCTTTAAGTATGTGATCATCGGCGGTGGTGTATCTGCT GGATACGCTGCTAGAGAGTTTTGCAAGCAGGGGGTTAAGCCCGGTGAGCTTGCAATCATCTCCAAGGAGGCG GTGGCTCCTTATGAACGTCCTGCACTGAGCAAGGCTTATCTTTTTCCTGAGG GAACTGCAAGACTTCCAGGATTCCATGTCTGTGTTGGAAGTGGAGGGGAGAGATTACTTCCTGAGTGGTACAAAGAGAAAG GGATTGAGTTGATCCTTAGCACAGAAATAGTGAAAGCAGATCTTGCTGCCAAGACACTTGTTAGTGCAGCTGGAGAAATATTCAAGTATCATATTTTGATTATTGCAACTGGTTCCACA GTCATTAAGTTGACAGATTTTGGTGTCCAAGGAGCTGATGCCAAAAACATTCTCTACTTGAGAGAAATTGATGATGCTGACAAACTTGTAGAagcaattaaagaaaagaagaatggaAAGGCTGTAATTGTTGGAGGAGGATACATCGGTCTTGAACTTAGTGCAGCTTTAAGAATCAACAATATTGATGTTACAATGGTTTATCCTGAACCATGGTGCA TGCCTCGCCTTTTTACTGCTGGTATAGCTGCCTTCTATGAGGGTTATTATGCTAACAAAGGAGTCAAGATCGTTAAGGGAACAGTTGCTGTTGGGTTCAATGCTGATTCAAATGGAGAG GTAAAGGAAGTGAAACTAAAGGATGGTAGGGTGCTAGAAGCTgacattgttgttgttggtgttgGTGGAAGGCCGCTTACAACACTATTTAAAGGGCAGGTTGAAGAGGAGAAAGGTGGAATAAAG ACTGATGCATTTTTCAAAACTAGTATTTCTGATGTATATGCTGTCGGTGATGTCGCCACATTTCCTTTGAAGTTGTACAATGATATCAGAAGAGTTGAACATGTTGACCATGCCCGTAAATCAGCTGAGCAGGCTGTGAAG GCCATTAAGTCAAATGAAGAGGGGAAAACAATTGATGTATATGATTACCTTCCATTCTTCTATTCTCGTTCCTTTGATCTGTCCTGGCAATTCTACGGTGACAATGTTGGTGATGCCGTGCTATTTGGAGACAATGATCCAGCATCACCAAAGCCAAAGTTTGGATCATACTGGATCAAAGATGGGAAGGTTGTCGGAGTTTTTCTGGAGGGTGGAACTCCCGATGAGAACAAAGCAATTGCCAAGGTTGCTAGGGTCCAGCCTCCTGTTGAGAATTTGGACGTGCTGACAAAAGAAGGTCTTTCTTTCGCCTGTAAGATATGA